In one Burkholderiales bacterium GJ-E10 genomic region, the following are encoded:
- a CDS encoding integrase catalytic subunit translates to MIARNVEEAHGAGARLRLACETAGIDLRTLQRWKVQDGLQTGDRRPQAVRPEPAHALSAQEREAVLATANEPRFADMPPARIVPALADEGTYLASESTFCRLLRAQGQNAHRGRSKPPQASRAPSTHIATAPREVWCWDMTYLPAKVAGMWFYLYLIMDLYSRKIIAWEVHDTDDADHAAKVVQRAALAEGIAANEQRPVLHGDNGSTLKATTVLAMLHWLGVKPSYSRPRVSDDNAFVESLFRTAKYRPEFPTGGFQDLDAARQWAARFVHWYNNEHRHSGIRYVTPAQRHAGQDVEILAARHDLYLQARSRNPARWSRHTRDWTPAGAVALNPERDSIVAQAGIRVHKQVHVV, encoded by the coding sequence ATGATTGCCCGAAACGTGGAAGAGGCGCACGGCGCCGGCGCACGGCTGCGTCTGGCCTGCGAGACCGCCGGAATCGATTTGCGCACCCTGCAACGCTGGAAGGTCCAGGACGGGCTGCAAACGGGTGATCGGCGCCCGCAGGCAGTCCGCCCCGAACCGGCGCATGCGCTCAGCGCACAGGAACGCGAGGCGGTCCTGGCGACCGCCAACGAACCGCGCTTTGCCGACATGCCGCCAGCGCGGATCGTGCCGGCCCTGGCCGACGAAGGAACGTACCTCGCCAGCGAATCGACCTTCTGCCGGCTGCTTCGGGCGCAAGGGCAGAACGCCCATCGCGGGCGATCCAAGCCTCCGCAGGCGAGCCGTGCGCCGAGCACGCACATCGCCACGGCACCGCGCGAGGTATGGTGCTGGGACATGACCTACTTGCCCGCGAAGGTGGCCGGCATGTGGTTCTACCTGTACCTGATCATGGATCTTTACAGCCGCAAGATCATCGCCTGGGAGGTGCACGACACCGACGACGCCGATCATGCCGCCAAGGTGGTCCAGCGCGCGGCCTTGGCCGAGGGGATCGCCGCAAACGAGCAACGACCGGTCCTGCACGGCGACAACGGCTCCACGCTCAAGGCCACGACGGTGCTGGCGATGCTGCACTGGCTGGGCGTCAAGCCCTCGTACTCGCGCCCGCGGGTGAGCGACGACAACGCATTCGTCGAGTCCTTGTTCCGCACGGCAAAGTACCGACCGGAATTCCCGACTGGCGGCTTCCAGGACCTCGATGCCGCACGCCAGTGGGCGGCGCGATTCGTGCACTGGTACAACAACGAACACCGGCACAGCGGGATTCGGTACGTCACCCCGGCGCAGCGACATGCCGGTCAGGACGTCGAGATCCTCGCGGCGAGACACGATCTTTACCTGCAAGCTCGCAGCCGCAACCCGGCACGTTGGTCGCGCCACACGCGCGACTGGACGCCGGCCGGGGCCGTCGCCCTGAACCCAGAGCGCGACTCCATCGTTGCCCAGGCCGGAATCAGGGTTCATAAACAGGTTCACGTTGTATGA
- a CDS encoding Mg(2+) transport ATPase, P-type: MTGSDIQHLDDTSLAVHAREANLFCRVTPAQKNRVILALKAQGHTVGYLGDGINDAPSLHSADVGISVDTAVDVAKEAASMILLRHDLSVLHDGVLEGRRTFANIMKYIMMATSSNFGNMFSMAGATLFLAFLPMLPAQILLNNLLYDLSELPIPMDRVDLPYLSRPRHWDAKFIRNFMWVVGPVSSLFDFLTFFVLLHFLHASEALFHTGWFIESIATQVLVIFVIRTRGNPLRSRPNPVLVATSIGVVLLAILLPFTPLATPLGFVPPPPLFFAILLATVVVYLVAVEFVKRFFYRRIAAH; this comes from the coding sequence ATGACCGGCAGCGATATTCAGCATCTCGATGATACTTCCCTGGCGGTTCACGCCAGGGAAGCCAATCTTTTCTGCCGGGTCACGCCGGCGCAGAAGAACCGCGTGATTCTGGCCCTCAAGGCTCAGGGACACACGGTCGGGTACCTGGGGGATGGCATCAACGATGCCCCTTCGCTCCACTCCGCCGATGTGGGCATCTCGGTCGATACTGCCGTGGACGTGGCCAAGGAGGCGGCATCGATGATTCTCCTCCGGCACGACTTGAGCGTCCTGCATGATGGCGTTCTGGAGGGGCGGCGGACGTTCGCCAACATCATGAAATACATCATGATGGCGACCAGTTCCAATTTCGGGAACATGTTCAGCATGGCAGGCGCGACATTGTTCCTCGCCTTCCTTCCCATGCTGCCGGCCCAGATCCTCCTCAACAACCTGCTTTACGATCTGTCGGAGCTGCCGATCCCGATGGACCGGGTGGACCTTCCGTACCTGAGCCGGCCTCGGCACTGGGATGCGAAGTTCATTCGGAATTTCATGTGGGTCGTAGGGCCGGTCAGTTCGCTATTTGATTTTCTGACGTTTTTTGTCCTGCTTCATTTCTTGCACGCGAGCGAGGCTCTGTTCCATACCGGTTGGTTCATCGAGTCCATTGCGACCCAGGTGCTGGTCATATTCGTGATCCGCACGCGCGGCAACCCGCTAAGAAGCCGCCCCAACCCAGTCCTGGTTGCAACCTCGATTGGGGTCGTGCTCCTGGCCATATTGCTGCCCTTCACACCCCTGGCGACGCCTCTGGGCTTTGTCCCGCCACCGCCGTTGTTTTTCGCCATTCTGTTGGCCACCGTGGTCGTGTATCTGGTTGCCGTGGAGTTCGTGAAGCGGTTCTTCTATCGGCGGATCGCGGCTCATTGA
- a CDS encoding transposition helper protein, whose protein sequence is MAKYGQAFKDKMVARMLPPENTPIEVLAQEARVSVGTLERWRSESLSRPARERVWTAAARLEAVLTTAALDEASRNAWCRQNGVYPQELAAWREAATQALADPEDMRATPQQTRADRRRIKELEREVRRKDKALAETTALLVLSKKLEAIFHKGEDE, encoded by the coding sequence GTGGCGAAATACGGACAGGCATTCAAGGACAAGATGGTGGCGCGGATGCTGCCGCCGGAGAACACACCAATTGAGGTTCTCGCGCAGGAGGCACGGGTGAGCGTCGGGACGCTGGAGCGTTGGCGCAGTGAATCGCTGTCCAGACCCGCTCGCGAGCGGGTCTGGACAGCGGCGGCGCGGCTGGAGGCGGTGCTGACGACGGCCGCGCTGGACGAGGCGTCGCGTAACGCCTGGTGTCGGCAAAACGGCGTGTACCCGCAGGAACTTGCCGCCTGGCGGGAGGCGGCCACGCAGGCGTTGGCCGATCCGGAGGATATGCGCGCGACGCCGCAACAGACGCGAGCGGACCGGCGCCGGATCAAGGAGTTGGAACGGGAAGTCCGGCGCAAGGACAAGGCGCTGGCGGAGACGACGGCGTTGCTGGTGCTCTCAAAAAAACTCGAGGCGATCTTCCACAAGGGCGAGGACGAATGA